The following proteins are encoded in a genomic region of Arachis ipaensis cultivar K30076 chromosome B02, Araip1.1, whole genome shotgun sequence:
- the LOC107624794 gene encoding oxygen-evolving enhancer protein 3-2, chloroplastic produces MAQAMASMAGLRGSSQGVLEGSIQLSGSNRLMNVASGSNSSRVGATSARSVSVRAQHQEASPQSSRRAMIGAAAAGLASASFVQAVLADAKPIKVGPPPPPSGGLPGTLNSDEARDLKLPLKDRFFLQPLSPSEAAQRAKESAKEIVNVKQLIDKKAWPYVQNDLRLRAEYLRYDLNTVVSAKPKDQKKPLKDLIGKLFQDISNLDHAAKVKSTPEAEKYYAETVSSLNDVLAKLG; encoded by the exons ATGGCCCAAGCAATGGCATCAATGGCAGGTTTGCGAGGATCATCACAGGGTGTGCTTGAAGGGAGCATCCAGCTGAGTGGGTCAAACCGGTTGATGAATGTGGCAAGTGGAAGCAACAGCAGCAGGGTGGGTGCCACGTCAGCAAGATCAGTGAGTGTGAGAGCACAACATCAAGAGGCTTCTCCACAGAGCAGCAGAAGAGCCATGATTGGTGCTGCTGCTGCTGGTTTGGCTTCTGCTTCCTTTGTTCAAGCTGTTCTTGCTGATGCCAAACCCATCAAAGTTGGCCCTCCTCCTCCTCCCTCCGGTGGACTCC CTGGAACACTGAACTCTGATGAAGCAAGGGACCTTAAGTTGCCATTGAAAGACAGGTTCTTCCTTCAGCCATTGTCACCAAGTGAGGCAGCACAAAGGGCAAAGGAGTCagcaaaggaaattgtaaatgtGAAGCAGTTGATAGACAAGAAGGCATGGCCATATGTTCAGAATGATCTCCGTCTCCGCGCCGAGTATCTTCGATATGACCTTAACACTGTTGTCTCTGCAAAGCCTAAGGATCAGAAGAAACCCCTCAAGGATCTCATTGGCAAGCTCTTCCAGGATATCAGCAAT CTTGATCATGCAGCAAAAGTGAAGAGCACCCCAGAAGCAGAGAAGTACTATGCTGAGACTGTATCTTCTCTGAATGATGTTCTTGCCAAACTTGGTTAA